Proteins encoded within one genomic window of Octopus sinensis unplaced genomic scaffold, ASM634580v1 Contig16613, whole genome shotgun sequence:
- the LOC115230875 gene encoding adhesion G-protein coupled receptor G2-like, protein MTSYIGCGISFVCLILTIIIHVCCKNLWKLMASKILINLCVSLAITTLIFLVGMQPYASKKLPACKAVAALLHYFLLTSLMWMAVEALHVFLAAVVVFKTFQSHFLLTSSIVAWGVPGVIVIITLVINDTNNYVRIEQVCWLTKGPFYAAFLAPVAIILLFNLTMFFLVILRLISMQRDKHFQHKTRKPRILGIVGLISLFGLSWVLAFLAFGEAAQVFQLLFAIFNTLQGMFIFIFYCICKKDARDVICPCLRKGKKQNARNRVEPIQTSENSRTAETNA, encoded by the exons AAATCTATGGAAATTAATGGCTTCAAAGATTTTAATAAACTTGTGCGTTTCTTTGGCTATCACTACTTTGATCTTTCTTGTTGGGATGCAACCGTATGCCTCAAAAAAATTACCTGCTTGTAAG GCCGTGGCTGCTCTGTTACACTATTTCCTTTTGACTTCTCTGATGTGGATGGCAGTCGAAGCACTTCATGTTTTTCTGGCTGCGGTTGTTGTATTTAAAACATTTCAGTCACATTTTCTGCTGACGAGTTCAATTGTGGCCTGGG GTGTTCCAGGTGTGATTGTCATAATTACTCTTGTAATTAACGACACGAACAATTACGTTAGAATTGAACAAGT cTGTTGGTTAACCAAGGGACCTTTCTATGCCGCTTTCCTGGCTCCCGTGGCCATCATCCTCCTCTTCAACCTTACCATGTTCTTCCTCGTCATCTTACGACTCATCTCAATGCAAAGGGACAAACACTTCCAACACAAAACAAGAAAACCACGTATTTTGGGTATCGTTGGTTTGATTTCCCTGTTTGGGTTGTCCTGGGTCTTAGCATTCCTCGCTTTTGGCGAAGCAGCTCAAGTGTTTCAATTACTCTTCGCTATCTTCAATACCCTTCAAGgaatgtttattttcatattctactGTATATGCAAGAAAGATGCCAGAGATGTCATTTGTCCGTGTTTAcgtaaaggaaagaaacaaaacgCCAGAAATCGTGTAGAACCAATACAA ACTTCAGAAAATTCCAGAACAGCAGAAACGAATGcataa